The proteins below are encoded in one region of Labeo rohita strain BAU-BD-2019 chromosome 15, IGBB_LRoh.1.0, whole genome shotgun sequence:
- the zgc:112083 gene encoding histone H4 transcription factor, producing MAKRRNVSKIVVGCEWASCTFKSQSMEELSDHMSLHLKEHLGEGDAMEELEDYPCLWRGCEFLAMGSQSELIAHAHFHIFHSKLKYIGTQLLESHPELPSCTQDLHSSSLVPDVSEGFVCQWQHCDSSFNNPEWFYRHVDMHAHCTELQPLPDRQQALFCSWSGCDAFFKIKYRLREHLRSHTQERLVACPTCGCMFSSNTKFFDHIQRQAEPEDSLTCGHCDKAFANERLLRDHVRQHVNHIKCPLCDMTCTSLSTLKIHIKFRHCDERPFPCDFCESSFKNQHDLRRHMETHNEGAAYHCTVEGCGYSSRMAHTMNQHYKRVHEDNMVPRYKCHLCDKTFSWCYTLTLHLRKKHQLKWPSGHSRFRYKKDEDGYLRLNMVRFETVEVTEELIKNMAEKRTPRKVSGSTSHSREPMLHPDSGNSTPQHSSSPSSPSSSSSTSELLEGADSSGLKGDEASVYCVLNTVTEVSGDPEEVTQPGGPSGAVRALAAVARGLGMDVV from the exons ATGGCAAAGAGAAGAAATGTGTCTAAAATAGTGGTGGGATGTGAGTGGGCATCATGCACTTTCAAGAGTCAAAGCATGGAGGAGTTGAGTGATCATATGTCTCTGCATCTGAAGGAGCATCTTGGGGAAGGAGATGCCATGGAGGAACTGG AGGATTATCCGTGTCTGTGGAGAGGCTGTGAGTTCCTTGCGATGGGAAGCCAAAGCGAGCTGATCGCTCATGCCCATTTCCACATCTTCCACAGCAAGCTGAAATACATCGGGACTCAGCTTCTTGAATCCCACCCTGAGCTGCCTAGTTGCACTCAGGATCTTCACAGCAGCAGTCTAGTCCCGGATGTCTCTGAGGGGTTCGTCTGTCAGTGGCAGCACTGTGAT AGTTCCTTTAATAACCCTGAGTGGTTCTACCGTCATGTTGACATGCATGCACACTGCACTGAGCTCCAGCCGCTTCCTGATCGACAGCAGGCTCTCTTCTGTAGCTGGTCAG GCTGCGACGCTTTCTTTAAGATCAAGTACCGCCTGCGTGAGCATCTGCGCAGCCATACACAGGAGCGGCTGGTCGCTTGCCCCACCTGCGGCTGTATGTTCTCCAGCAATACTAAGTTCTTCGACCATATCCAGAGACAAGCAGAACCAGAAG ATTCTCTTACATGTGGACATTGTGACAAAGCATTTGCCAATGAGAGATTGCTGAGAGACCATGTTCGTCAGCATG TGAATCATATAAAATGTCCTCTCTGTGACATGACATGCACATCACTTTCCACCTTGAAGATCCATATCAAATTCCGTCACTGTGATGAGAGGCCCTTCCCATGTGACTTCTGTGAGAGCAG CTTCAAGAACCAGCATGATCTGCGGAGGCACATGGAAACACACAATGAGGGAGCAGCATACCACTGCACAGTAGAGGGCTGTGGATACTCTTCACGCATGGCTCACACCATGAACCAGCACTACAAACGAGTACATGAG GACAACATGGTTCCGAGGTATAAGTGTCACCTTTGTGACAAGACCTTCTCCTGGTGTTACACTCTCACCCTCCACCTTCGAAAGAAGCATCAACTCAAATGGCCGTCTGGACACTCGCGCTTTAG GTACAAGAAAGATGAGGATGGCTATCTACGGCTCAACATGGTGCGTTTTGAGACTGTAGAGGTTACCGAGGAGTTGATCAAAAACATGGCTGAAAAGCGCACACCTCGCAAGGTCTCCGGTTCAACAAGCCACTCCAGGGAGCCCATGCTGCATCCCGACAGCGGCAACAGCACTCCTCAACACTCTTCTTCACCCTCTTCTCCTTCCTCATCATCTTCAACCTCAGAACTCCTGGAGGGAGCTGACAGCAGTGGATTAAAAGGAGATGAAGCGTCTGTATATTGTGTGTTGAACACTGTGACTGAGGTCAGTGGGGATCCAGAGGAAGTGACCCAGCCTGGTGGGCCATCAGGGGCTGTTCGAGCTCTGGCTGCAGTGGCTAGAGGTCTAGGAATGGATGTGGTGTAA